The following coding sequences are from one Gemmatimonadota bacterium window:
- a CDS encoding YaiI/YqxD family protein has protein sequence MDADATPRDVKEIVFRAAKRLALPTILVANQRLDTPPGNPQITAVRVDGGADVADDYIVAHAVAGDLVVTQDIPLAARLVPAGITVLDPRGEEHTEETIGERLSIRNLMESFRGAGVLTGGPPPFDQRAKQAFAAALDRALMRRRTS, from the coding sequence ATCGATGCCGACGCCACGCCGCGCGACGTGAAGGAGATCGTCTTTCGCGCGGCGAAGCGACTCGCCCTCCCCACGATCCTGGTCGCCAATCAACGACTCGACACGCCCCCGGGGAATCCGCAGATCACCGCCGTGCGCGTCGACGGCGGCGCCGACGTGGCCGATGACTACATCGTGGCGCATGCGGTGGCCGGCGACCTCGTCGTCACGCAGGACATTCCCCTCGCCGCGCGACTCGTTCCCGCCGGCATCACGGTCCTCGATCCGCGCGGCGAGGAGCACACCGAAGAGACCATCGGCGAGCGCCTCTCGATCCGCAACCTGATGGAGTCATTCCGAGGCGCCGGGGTGCTCACTGGCGGTCCCCCGCCCTTCGACCAGCGCGCCAAGCAGGCCTTCGCCGCGGCGCTCGATCGTGCGCTGATGCGGCGGCGTACGTCCTGA
- a CDS encoding type II/IV secretion system protein, whose amino-acid sequence MTETPHKRLGDALLDAGLATSDELTAAAAEGKASHHRLGEVLIDHGITEERDVYRALAALHGLSFQNSDDLLARIDPALAHAVPQRFQEFHKVIPIVLDGHDLVVATSDPLILVPELGAALGAKQVSRIVVTPTDLRRLRMAITLEQAGRSQQPAPAQRQAADLLFVDPVATESAQRLLDGLLLDAVAERASDIHIETYRGQTRIRIRVDGDLRDLTHYRLTDLQRLGLVNVIKVRADLDIAEHRLPQGGRFVTRSGKQVFDLRVQTQPCLHGEHVVMRLLPQDTTIVGVDELGFPPEIAKTYRRLFESPGGLILVVGPTGSGKSTTLYAGLQLLAADATRKVITIEDPIEYALDGIQQTQVKPEIGFEFAHAMRAFVREDPDVILLGEIRDGETALEALRASQTGHLVLSTLHCNDTVDAVQRLVDLGMHRNSIGSELLAVFSQRLARRVCEGCRAPTTPPQAMVDEVFPGGVPATMHFFAGTGCEHCRGTGCYGRIAAIEYLPASPALRQAIARGATVDELRGVALEAGLLPLRDHALMLVDEGLIPLGELRTMLPPERLAPER is encoded by the coding sequence GTGACGGAGACACCGCACAAGCGACTCGGCGATGCATTGCTCGACGCCGGGCTCGCCACGAGCGACGAACTGACTGCAGCGGCGGCCGAGGGGAAGGCGAGTCACCACCGGCTCGGCGAGGTGCTGATCGACCACGGCATCACCGAGGAGCGCGACGTCTATCGCGCGCTCGCGGCGCTGCACGGCCTCTCGTTCCAGAACAGCGACGACCTCCTCGCGCGCATCGACCCCGCGCTGGCGCATGCCGTGCCGCAGCGATTCCAGGAGTTCCACAAGGTCATCCCGATTGTGCTCGATGGCCACGATCTTGTGGTGGCCACGAGCGACCCGCTGATCCTCGTCCCGGAGCTCGGCGCGGCGCTCGGGGCCAAGCAGGTCAGCCGCATTGTCGTGACCCCAACCGACTTGCGACGGCTGCGGATGGCGATCACGCTGGAGCAGGCCGGACGATCGCAGCAGCCGGCCCCGGCGCAACGGCAGGCCGCCGATCTGCTCTTCGTCGATCCGGTCGCGACCGAATCGGCGCAACGGTTGCTTGATGGACTCCTGCTGGATGCCGTCGCGGAGCGGGCCAGCGACATCCACATCGAGACGTACCGAGGCCAGACGCGGATCCGCATTCGGGTCGACGGCGACCTCCGGGACCTGACGCACTATCGACTCACCGACCTGCAGCGCCTCGGACTCGTCAATGTCATCAAGGTGCGCGCCGACCTCGACATCGCCGAGCACCGCCTGCCGCAGGGTGGGCGGTTCGTCACGCGCTCGGGCAAGCAGGTCTTCGACCTCCGCGTGCAGACCCAACCGTGCCTCCACGGTGAACACGTGGTGATGCGGCTGCTGCCGCAGGACACCACGATCGTCGGCGTGGACGAGCTCGGCTTTCCGCCCGAGATCGCCAAGACCTATCGGCGGCTCTTCGAATCCCCCGGCGGCCTCATTCTCGTCGTCGGCCCGACCGGATCCGGCAAGTCCACGACCCTCTATGCCGGATTGCAGCTGCTCGCCGCCGACGCAACGCGCAAAGTGATCACCATCGAGGACCCGATCGAGTATGCCCTCGACGGCATCCAGCAGACGCAGGTCAAGCCGGAGATCGGCTTCGAGTTTGCGCACGCCATGCGCGCCTTCGTCCGCGAAGATCCCGACGTGATCCTGCTCGGCGAGATCCGTGATGGCGAGACCGCGCTCGAAGCGCTGCGTGCCTCGCAGACGGGACACCTCGTGCTCTCCACCCTGCACTGCAACGACACCGTCGATGCGGTGCAGCGATTGGTCGATCTCGGCATGCATCGCAATTCCATCGGATCGGAATTGCTGGCCGTCTTCTCGCAGCGGCTGGCCCGGCGCGTCTGCGAGGGTTGTCGCGCGCCAACCACACCGCCGCAGGCCATGGTGGATGAGGTCTTTCCCGGCGGCGTGCCGGCCACGATGCACTTCTTCGCCGGCACCGGATGCGAGCACTGTCGCGGGACGGGATGCTACGGGCGGATCGCCGCGATCGAGTACCTGCCCGCCTCGCCGGCGCTGCGGCAGGCCATTGCCCGCGGGGCGACGGTGGATGAACTGCGAGGGGTGGCGCTCGAGGCGGGCCTCCTCCCGCTCCGCGACCACGCGCTGATGCTGGTGGACGAGGGGCTGATTCCGCTCGGCGAACTGCGCACCATGCTGCCGCCGGAGCGGCTTGCCCCAGAACGCTGA
- a CDS encoding Hpt domain-containing protein — MIVDVRVLEELVGHEPEIVRDFLLQYRTSARAIMTDFRRGQAAGDLVTMSRATHKLKSSARAIGAGGLGDVCARIEGAAAAGDAQAVTTLCPELERSVAAVEVAIDRLVGAA; from the coding sequence GTGATCGTCGACGTGCGCGTGCTCGAGGAGTTGGTCGGCCACGAGCCCGAGATTGTCCGGGATTTCCTCCTCCAGTACCGCACCAGCGCGCGCGCCATCATGACGGACTTTCGCCGTGGGCAGGCCGCCGGCGACCTGGTCACCATGAGCCGAGCCACCCACAAGTTGAAGTCCTCCGCACGCGCCATCGGCGCCGGCGGCCTCGGCGACGTCTGTGCCCGGATCGAGGGCGCGGCGGCGGCTGGGGATGCGCAGGCCGTGACGACGTTGTGCCCCGAGCTCGAGCGCAGCGTCGCCGCCGTCGAGGTGGCCATCGACCGCCTGGTGGGGGCAGCATGA
- a CDS encoding hemerythrin domain-containing protein: MKWSEAFATGVSRIDDQHKMLFAMAADFRDALDESRGERVYAGLLESLELYVVSHFSYEEGCMARFVCPVAADNKVAHAIFVGMLEEFNVRYAARLRRGGCEKPSWTRWRGGSPTTSAGLTSSSAPMCRWHEPPLLAARHDDWRLARLVAGVARGALHGLHGEHGRDGVRHVLRQEARPALPPLN; the protein is encoded by the coding sequence ATGAAATGGTCCGAGGCATTCGCGACTGGGGTCAGTCGCATCGATGACCAACACAAGATGCTCTTCGCGATGGCAGCCGATTTCCGGGACGCGCTGGATGAGTCGCGCGGCGAACGCGTCTACGCCGGGTTGTTGGAGTCGCTCGAGCTGTACGTGGTGAGCCACTTCTCGTATGAGGAGGGGTGCATGGCGCGCTTCGTCTGCCCGGTTGCCGCCGACAACAAGGTGGCCCATGCCATCTTCGTCGGGATGCTGGAGGAGTTCAATGTCCGGTACGCCGCGCGGCTTCGACGCGGCGGATGCGAGAAACCCTCGTGGACACGTTGGAGGGGTGGCTCGCCGACCACATCTGCCGGATTGACGTCAAGCTCCGCCCCCATGTGCCGGTGGCATGAGCCGCCTCTTCTCGCTGCTCGGCATGACGATTGGCGGCTGGCTCGGCTGGTGGCTGGGGTCGCTCGCGGGGCTCTTCACGGCCTTCATGGTGAGCATGGTCGGGACGGCGTTCGGCATGTACTACGGCAGGAAGCTCGCCCAGCACTACCTCCCCTGAACTAG
- a CDS encoding TIGR03987 family protein: MIRAAMLLMVTALTCYTVGVWGERLAQRLKPWHAILFWCGFLADTTGTELMRRLAGGFTPSLHTATGLLALSLMFGHAIWATMVLRRRDESAIRVFHRISIVVWAVWLIPFLSGMVVGMRRAG, encoded by the coding sequence ATGATCCGCGCGGCGATGCTGCTGATGGTGACGGCCCTGACCTGCTACACCGTAGGGGTCTGGGGGGAACGCCTGGCCCAACGCCTCAAGCCATGGCACGCCATCCTGTTCTGGTGCGGTTTCCTCGCAGACACCACGGGCACCGAATTGATGCGCCGGCTTGCCGGTGGCTTCACGCCCTCGCTCCACACCGCCACCGGATTGCTCGCCCTCTCGCTCATGTTCGGCCACGCCATCTGGGCCACCATGGTGCTGCGTCGCCGCGACGAGTCCGCGATCCGGGTCTTCCACCGGATCAGCATCGTGGTCTGGGCAGTCTGGCTGATCCCCTTCCTGAGCGGGATGGTCGTCGGGATGCGGCGCGCGGGCTAG
- a CDS encoding YggT family protein: MPIYIESVEPVEVSTPARRHGLARVSQFIDYAFMLLYSLLFLRVLLVFFDARGGSGFVQFVDRATNPFYAPFRGIVESPEIADGFTLAIPILIALFVYGLLHLAINRLLHVIVYRRTTL, from the coding sequence ATGCCGATCTACATCGAGAGTGTCGAACCCGTCGAGGTCTCGACTCCTGCCAGGCGCCATGGGCTGGCGCGTGTCTCCCAGTTCATCGATTACGCCTTCATGCTGCTGTACTCGCTGCTCTTCCTGCGGGTGTTGCTGGTCTTTTTCGACGCTCGCGGCGGCTCCGGCTTCGTGCAGTTCGTCGACCGCGCGACCAATCCCTTCTACGCGCCATTCCGGGGAATCGTCGAGAGTCCCGAAATCGCCGACGGTTTCACGCTGGCGATTCCGATCCTGATTGCGTTGTTCGTGTACGGCCTGCTCCACCTCGCGATCAACCGCCTGCTGCACGTGATCGTCTACCGCCGCACGACGCTCTAG
- a CDS encoding FAD-dependent oxidoreductase produces MTALHHVLVGSGIAALSAAEAIRSADPRARITMVSLEDAPFYSRPGLAYLLTNELPEAALEIRSAAELAALRLERVTGMASRIDTGERRLVLQDGRRIGYDRLLIATGASSMPPDFPGAALDGVVQVDGLSEARDFVARSRRASTAIVVGGGSTALELVDGLHARGVTTHYLLRGDRYWSKVFDPVESAIVEARLLADGVQLHRVTGVREALGANGVLVGVTTTAGRHLACDLLAVAVGVRPRLELARASGIAIDRGILTNEYLETSVAGVFAAGDAAQVYDPVTHGALLDTLWASALQQGRIAGLNMAGVRVAHRKHPPINVTRVAGITATIIGAVGTADDPDLLTLTRGQSERWATDPDAWSVAAARRGDRLRVVVSGRAIVGAVVMGDQRVSQPLAHLIGEEVDISALRPALEAAPEDAMDLLLAFCDAHVGDHAAEHR; encoded by the coding sequence ATGACCGCCCTGCACCACGTCCTCGTCGGCTCCGGCATCGCAGCGCTGAGTGCTGCCGAGGCGATCCGTAGCGCCGACCCACGGGCACGGATCACGATGGTGTCGCTCGAGGATGCGCCGTTTTACTCGCGCCCCGGGCTCGCGTACCTGCTCACGAACGAGCTGCCGGAGGCCGCCCTCGAAATTCGCTCGGCGGCGGAGCTTGCCGCCCTGCGCCTTGAGCGCGTGACCGGTATGGCGAGTCGCATCGACACAGGCGAACGACGCCTGGTGTTGCAGGACGGTCGCCGGATCGGCTACGACCGGCTGCTCATCGCCACCGGTGCCTCCTCAATGCCTCCCGACTTTCCAGGCGCCGCGCTCGATGGCGTAGTCCAGGTCGATGGCCTCAGTGAGGCGCGGGACTTCGTTGCCCGGAGTCGGCGGGCCAGCACGGCGATCGTGGTCGGCGGTGGGAGCACGGCGCTGGAACTCGTCGACGGGCTGCATGCGCGCGGCGTGACGACGCACTACCTGCTCCGTGGCGATCGGTACTGGTCCAAGGTCTTCGATCCGGTCGAGTCCGCGATCGTCGAGGCGCGGCTCCTCGCGGACGGCGTCCAGCTCCACCGCGTCACCGGCGTGCGCGAGGCGCTGGGCGCCAACGGCGTGCTGGTGGGGGTGACGACGACGGCGGGACGACACCTGGCGTGCGACCTGCTGGCGGTGGCGGTGGGGGTCCGGCCTCGCCTGGAGCTGGCGCGGGCCAGCGGTATCGCGATCGACCGTGGCATCCTCACGAATGAGTACTTGGAAACCAGCGTTGCTGGAGTGTTTGCCGCGGGCGATGCCGCCCAGGTCTACGACCCGGTGACCCACGGCGCGCTGCTCGACACATTGTGGGCCAGTGCGCTGCAGCAGGGGCGGATTGCCGGGCTCAACATGGCGGGCGTGCGCGTGGCGCACCGCAAGCATCCGCCGATCAACGTCACGCGCGTCGCCGGCATTACCGCGACCATCATCGGGGCGGTGGGCACGGCGGATGATCCCGACCTTCTCACCCTGACGCGTGGGCAGAGCGAGCGCTGGGCCACCGACCCCGATGCCTGGAGCGTCGCCGCGGCACGCCGGGGCGACCGCCTCCGCGTGGTGGTGAGTGGTCGCGCCATTGTCGGGGCCGTCGTGATGGGGGACCAGCGGGTCTCCCAGCCGCTGGCCCACCTGATCGGCGAGGAGGTCGACATCTCCGCCCTGCGCCCCGCGCTCGAGGCGGCGCCCGAGGACGCCATGGACCTGCTGCTCGCCTTCTGCGATGCGCACGTGGGGGATCATGCGGCGGAACACCGCTGA
- a CDS encoding 4Fe-4S dicluster domain-containing protein — protein sequence MPMSARWTKTRSTITPTLPVDGDRVRLLGRGLVVAEPGRCVQCGICSQNCPSGIDVRAVAREGRAVTDRRCLLCGSCVTRCPRGTLSFQLLEAP from the coding sequence ATGCCAATGAGTGCACGCTGGACCAAGACCCGCAGCACCATCACGCCGACGCTTCCCGTGGACGGCGATCGGGTGCGCCTGCTCGGTCGGGGGCTGGTGGTTGCCGAGCCGGGTCGCTGCGTGCAGTGCGGCATCTGTTCGCAAAACTGTCCGAGCGGGATCGACGTGCGGGCCGTGGCGCGTGAGGGTCGTGCCGTCACCGATCGGCGCTGCCTGCTCTGTGGCAGCTGCGTGACGCGGTGTCCGCGCGGCACCCTCTCGTTTCAGTTGCTGGAGGCGCCATGA
- a CDS encoding TonB-dependent receptor: MTGISPLLAPIRSTTVEVGFRHSVAAPTGWLLGMSYDLAAYQTKVRNEVVPYRGGRFYFTAGRAQRRGLEASAQAAFTGGVGVSVSAALQDHQYTQYVVDSVHYGKPGASANYSGNNVVGVPRALLGGELRLDPAFLPGVRVAFGAQHVGDYFADDANRVVVPSSVTASLSVATREVIAIGGGLGLRGSATVANLFDRTNVASAFLNPDLVGGQPAAFEPGLPRHLIIGVSVEWLREK; the protein is encoded by the coding sequence GTGACGGGGATCTCCCCGCTGCTTGCGCCGATCCGCAGCACGACCGTCGAGGTCGGCTTCCGGCACAGCGTGGCCGCCCCGACCGGATGGCTGCTCGGGATGAGCTATGACCTCGCGGCCTACCAGACCAAGGTGCGCAACGAAGTGGTGCCCTATCGTGGCGGCCGCTTCTACTTCACCGCCGGTCGCGCCCAACGGCGTGGACTCGAGGCCTCGGCGCAGGCCGCCTTCACTGGTGGCGTCGGGGTGAGCGTCAGTGCGGCACTGCAGGATCACCAGTACACGCAGTATGTGGTGGACTCGGTGCACTACGGGAAGCCCGGCGCCTCGGCGAATTACTCCGGCAACAATGTCGTCGGGGTACCGCGCGCGCTCCTCGGCGGCGAGCTCCGGCTCGACCCCGCCTTCCTCCCCGGTGTGCGCGTTGCCTTCGGCGCACAGCACGTCGGCGACTACTTCGCCGATGATGCCAACCGTGTCGTCGTCCCGTCGAGCGTGACGGCCTCGCTCTCGGTGGCCACTCGCGAGGTGATCGCCATCGGTGGCGGGCTCGGCCTCCGCGGGTCAGCGACCGTGGCCAATCTCTTTGATCGCACCAACGTCGCCTCGGCGTTCCTGAATCCCGATCTGGTGGGCGGGCAGCCGGCCGCGTTCGAACCCGGACTGCCGCGGCACCTGATCATCGGGGTGTCGGTGGAGTGGCTGCGCGAGAAGTAG